The Tubulanus polymorphus chromosome 3, tnTubPoly1.2, whole genome shotgun sequence nucleotide sequence ACATGCTTACGGTAGAAGAGAAATTGAGATTGCGGAACAAGGTATAATTACCGGCCCGTACCCTATAACTACACTAGCCCCCTGAACTTATAGTTATGAACAATGCTGAATTATCACTATTCAACGACACACTTATCACATACGTAGTTCGCAAATATGTGTGAATTATGGTTTTGAATACATGTCTTCAGTTTGAATTCTCATTTTGTATGATTTACATAAAATTGCGCACAAAACTCTTCACGTATAAAATCTGTTACATGACGACTGTAATGTACATTCTAATGCTTCATGCTGTATGTATGTTATCATGTCTGCAAGAAAACTGATCAACCAATTCCTTCTGTTTTCTTAAAATTCTTATATAAATACTGTATAGGCAGTTTGGGTTTTTAGTGTATAGATGACCTGCTTGTTTTGTCGATCGATATGATAAAGAAAATAGCTGCGTTTCTTAATCGTTTGATAAGCGCTATATTATCCCCTAGTTTTCTGCCTAGTTATAACTGGATTCTCTTGTTTTTAACTAAACCTTAAATTGACATTTCATCGGGATACGCGACCAGTTTCGATGTCGTAAGATAAGAGATAATACTCCCGATTTCCTGTGTGAAATTAACCGGTcgaaaatcccacaatgaatccaatgaaaaagatgaaacgTTCTGTTTGATGTGAATATGTATATCTtatagccatcatcaggcgcaTACTGATATAGAATAGAATTAATACATGATAGATATAGATCATCCTCCCccgacagggattcgaacctgatggcatcgagattgccacggcacaaaaccctgccataatcgaccgtgtgcgcagatacatgcgcagttcagatgatgtgatttttagccaatcggaaatcccattttattttagcccgggttttcccattaatagttcttccttgaaatttgcctcagccATTATACAACgcgcaatctgattggtgccgccagttttcgttcggaaagctgcgcatgtacctgcgcacccggtctactgatgcaggggttcgtgccgtgactgagtgtagcgatgccatcaggttcgagtccctgcagagggaggatggatatagatatagatatatgtatatatacaagaATAAAACAAAGGCACTAAGTGAGTGATGAGAAAGTTGAAAAGAAACAGTAATAGTAGTTTAAGTAATAGTTATTTAAGACCAGAAACTGCAATAATTAAAAATGACTTAGAGTAAATTATCGTCAGGTCTATAgtctattttcatatttttccgATTGTTTTGCCCAACGACCAACCACTGAAATGAGTTAGTATTTTGTAGAGATGCCGGGACTTATGGCTTTACGAAAACGTGCTCAGGAAGATAAACCACTCGGCGGTGCCAAGATAAGTGGATGTACGCACATTACCGCGCAAACAGCTGTAAGTCTTTCATAGGAAAATTACTGAATTTCACTTTAATTTTTACACCACATCAAAATCAACTCGTCGTTTATGCAGATAGCTAGATAACACTTGAACGCATACATAGGAATGGAAAGAACTGCCCGAGGTTTTCTATGAATACTCTTTCTCTATGAAATCGAACTGTTCTATTCAACCACTATTAACGCACTGATGATCAATATTCGTATATCATCTGAAAGTATTGCGTGAAAATATCGAGGATTCTAAAGTAAAAGCTGCGTGTATATCTGCTCTTATTATTTGACAATAAGTCTCAGTGTAGTACAATGCAGGAAGCCAGTCATGGCTGGTATTTCAAATCAGCTTTTTCCTGGAATCGGCTGTTAATGGTTTTATTTACTGCTTTAAATATCACACTAGGCACACACTAGGCACACGTGAACTAGGGTTATATGAATGATCATTGACAGATATCTTTATGAATTGTGTTAATAAGTGAAATGAGAATATTCAAACCAAATATTCCACTGATTCCTCATCCGAGTTCTACGTATATATTTGCTCGCGTTGTGAAGCACGTCTGGTAAGAAGGATTCGTCGGGCTAGACGAGACATCTTCAACATGCCACCAGGTCTCATAGTTTCGTGCTACTTGAAGATGCTGTTGTTATGGCAACTGTGCAAAAAGGCAATGTTTTCGGTGGCCTCGTCGACAGTTGATAAACACGCAGAAATACACCCAAAACTGATGTCCTATTTGGAGGTGTTCGTGTCGAAATCATGCTACTCTCTACTAGTAATTCGTAAAGCTGTATAAACTCAAATCTTGTCTTCAATATCAGTCGGTTCTATTTGTTATTGTTGAGTAGCTGTCATCGAAGTGAGTTGATGTAGATTGTATGTACGAGCTTAGGGCCTTTGATTTGACGATCTAAAGGCTTCCATATAATTGATGTTCATCGACATCAGTTCATCTCATATCCATTGACAAGACTTGAGAGAATGTCAGAGGAGATTTAACGCGTTATACAATTTGATGTCATGTAGATTTTCGTCGCTTTAAGACGCAGCACTGAATTATTTGCCGTTGTATTTCTAGGTATTAATAGAAACCCTGCGTGCTCTGGGTGCACACGTACGATGGGCAGCTTGTAATATTTATTCTACGCAGGTAATTTGAATGATCATCGATGATGAGTGGAAACTGCATATTCAGATAAAACAATCATTGGTTTCGATGTTCTTTTGAAATTCTAGAATGAAGTCGCTGCAGCTTTGGCAGAGGCGGGGTTTCCTATTTATGCATGGAAAGGTGAAACTGAAGATGATTTTTGGTGGAGTATAGAGAAGAGTATCGCCTATGAAAACTGGCAACCAAACATGGTAAGAATTCTAACAGCGATATAAAGATTCAcgataaaaacgaaaaatagtCTTCAGAAATAAGTGTTCCCAAAAATGACTGTTAGAACATACAGGTAGTCGAAACGTTTGATAACGTGAATTTGTACAGTACATCTCAATATATGAAGCTATATATTTCATCCAAAACAATCATGAATATTCACACCGACATTTCATTCATCGTATGATAATTTTGGGATGAATTGTGGCGGATTATTAGGTCGAGTATGCTGAGATCTAAAAATCTGGAGTAGTAATTGATTTTTCGTAGAAATATTTTTGCGTGGAGAAATGACGTCATTGTATCTGCCATTTTTGATTGTCTTAAAGATAATCGATAGTTTTATCTATTGGGATACTGCCTTCAAAtgtaaatcttatttcaaaattcaatttccgAAAAAGAACTTGTTGAGTGGCGATTTTTTACAAGAAATTTGTTTCTCCTTCCGACAGATTTTGGATGATGGAGGTGACGCGACGCACCTTTTGCTCAAGAAATATCCATCCATATTCAGTATGGTGAAAGGTATCGTAGAGGAGAGTGTTACCGGTGTGCACAGACTCTATCAGCTCTCAAAAGCTGGAAAATTGACGGTTCCCGCAATGAATGTCAACGATTCTGtcacaaaaacgaaatttgaTAATCTGTATAGCTGTCGGGAGTCGATTTTAGATGCGTGAGTATTGAATGGATAACATGGCGAATAGAGACCATTTATCACtatttgctgctgctgttaggCCACTACAGTTCAGTTTTATTGAATCAATTACTGGTGGCTGCAAGAATTAAGtttcatttcatgatttttgaGTAATGATGATACGGTTCTGCAGcggaattcaatattttgcaaTCATGGTTTATGAATTATGACTAGTTAAAGCGAATTTAAGcgttagaattgaaaaaagagaaGTTTATTAATCCCACAACATTTGGCAGCTTCCaaacagccatcatcaagTGGTCACCTAAGCAGAAGAGGACTGCCAACCTCCTAAAAGTGTTACCAGTAATGagttaatatattttcagtaacatttcactGAAATGTGAAGaaggaaaatgttcaaattaatcagtaaacAATGGATAAAGACCATCAATAACAGCTTACACATTTCTCAACAAATGATTTTTTGTCGggacaaaatattgaaaatcaggaatACCTGGCCATAGTTGGCAGCAGCTCTGACAGAAAGTCTTATTGATAATGGCTATTAGGAAATGGCAAAAACATTGTGGCATCATTAGATTAATCATTTTCAGTCTTCAATAACTGGATTTTGCtatgattatatttttcacCAGTCTTTCCAGATAAATTCAACTaatgttttgatgttttagaTTAAAACGTACAACTGATGTGATGTTTGGTGGTAAACAGGTTTTAGTTTGCGGATACGGCGAGGTTAGTTTTAATCCATTGAACACTACTCAAATGCACGCTGCCTATTAGATAAATCTCTTAAGTCTCACGTAGCTGTTTTTAATTAAGTTCCTGTATATATTCGAGCTGGTTTGATATCTGCCTGTTCGTTCGTATGAATGTCACGACTCGTCATTAATTAATGCTTAGCAACATATAATGGAATTCGCAGAATTGTGcatgaaatgatgataaactaaTTAATATTTAACATTGGTAGAATACCTACATGTACGAGTATAAAACATCGATACTAACTAAATTATTGACATGTTGTCtaatgatttagataattgatcGTTATGTTATAGGTTGGTAAAGGTTGTTGTGCCGCTCTGAAAGGCTTGGGTGCAATTGTCATGGTTACTGAAATTGATCCTATTTGCGGTTTACAAGCTTGGTAAGTATGAAATGGCACTGGACAATGCGCGGCATTCACTTCCTCTGAAAATTCGGTTACAATTATTTGTATGTCAGTAAAAGATTTGTAATCAAATATACTTTACATATGAGTAATGTGTTTATCAGGCCATGTCCTTAACATAGGTCCACTGGGTATTCTATAAAAACCTATTTTAGATTGATGCTTTGAGTACAAAAAGTGCATTTGCCATGATTACTGATAATTATGTATCTAAATGATGTGAATATTTGGATGTATTTTCCTATGTTACAGTATGGATGGATTCCGTGTagtaaaattgaatgaagTTGTCAAACAAATAGATATTCTTATTACATGCACAGGTAGGTTGACAATCAAATAAGTATTACTTACTtgatttcatatatccatcaaCATTATGGCAGTATTTATGTTGATCCCTGATTGATGGAAGTTTGACATAAATAGTTTGATTAATCTCATATTAATGATAGTCATCAATCTATGGTCCcatataatgatgaatcaggctaaaataaaatgataccttgtttctcctaatcagcCAGGTCTTTGTGGTACCGTAAGTGCAATAAAGTTTGttctcagttcatttctataactgccagATCTAATATTGTTAgcttcatcatgttttttcaagcaatgtacagggtagataggcggctggCTGGGTAAACTTTCAAGCTCagtagaaatgagaaacaaggtatcgatTTCTGTAgcctaaatatatatatatatatattctttcGACAGGTAATAAAAACGTTGTTGGTCGGGAACATTTGGACCGACTGAAAAATGGCTGCATTGTATGTAATATGGGACATTCTAATACTGAAATAGATGTTGTGAGTATAAATACTGCATCGATTTTGTCACAACCGCGGCTGCTGCTGTTTCTGTTTCGTATCgttattgaaattattcaaatttttactttcagGGAAGTTTACGAACTCCAGAATTAACTTGGGAAAAGGTTCGATCCCAAGTAGATCACATAATCTGGCCAGATGGCAAAAGAATAATCTTATTAGCTGAGGTATGTATAATGACTGCTGATTTGAAAACTATAGATCATGCAAGTATTTTGACTAAAGTTTACATTGTTTTTCAGGGTCGTTTGGTGAATTTAAGCTGTTCTAGCGTACCATCATTTGTAGTCTCAATTACAGCTGCAACACAAGCGTTAGCTTTAATAGAACTGTTCAATGCTCCACCAGGACGATACAAACAGGATGTTTACCTATTACCAAAGAAAATGGGTGAGCGTAAATTCATCAGAATATTATTCCATTTACAGAAATATCACGTATTGATTCCTACGATAagattttatatcagttggtatCGAATGTCTTGAAAAGGGGAACCGGTATATGTTTACCTGAAAACGTAGGACAGAATACACCATGACATAGATGTGcaaaattaaacagttttttcatggATATGTATTGAATGAGATTTCTGTTTTTAGATGAATATGTCGCAAGTCTACACCTACCAACTTTTGACGCTCATTTAACGGAATTGTCCGATGAACAGGCGAAATATCTAGGTCTCAATAAAGCCGGTCCATTTAAACCTAATTATTATCGGTACGTTTTCCGTTGGTCTTCAATTAAATCGGTTCCTTTACtatttgaataatacaatttaACTCTTTATTTTATAGATATTGAGGATGATGAACTTAggcttttaaatctaaatatatgcAAGGTTGGTGGTATTCTCAACATATGTGATAAACAGGAAATACATGTGCCAAGTTCGCAAAAAAAGAATAACTATCCAGAAgtgaaatgaattgttttgCATGGCCGATCTCAAACAGATACACATTATATTCTTACCTCAGGCTACTGGTAGATCTAGTGGTCGCAGGTGACAGCTTGAACTACCTGCCCAGTTATAAAACGAACACAACCGAATGCAGATGCATATTATATGAATGATAttgtaatataatatataattataatacaatgtattatgaataaacatcagtgaaaatttaaatataaCATGTAAATATTTAAGAAACTTCAGTAGTTAATTAATTTATCTCATAACTGTAAGTTTTCATAAGTAAAGAAATTGGTGGGGCCAACGTTATGTATCattaatttctttgattttctCTGCTGAAACATGTATCATTCGCTCCATAATCACAGGTGAAAACTGCATCAAAAGTTCATGTGTcaattgatttagaaaatctgaagtgaattcatcataaatgatgAGGCTGCTGCATGTCACTGACTCGCCAGTCAGTGACATTATCctt carries:
- the LOC141900957 gene encoding S-adenosylhomocysteine hydrolase-like protein 1, translated to MASHHHHQFLDVPGKTVHFTVGGNDNERDDDNASENSYSSQHKNVGNIKMSKSGSFTNPGRTTKQVPYRSRTGDYSPRRKSSVSSTTSGSSYTGSSSDEEDINPREKEQKNSKGSSDFCVRNIEQHAYGRREIEIAEQEMPGLMALRKRAQEDKPLGGAKISGCTHITAQTAVLIETLRALGAHVRWAACNIYSTQNEVAAALAEAGFPIYAWKGETEDDFWWSIEKSIAYENWQPNMILDDGGDATHLLLKKYPSIFSMVKGIVEESVTGVHRLYQLSKAGKLTVPAMNVNDSVTKTKFDNLYSCRESILDALKRTTDVMFGGKQVLVCGYGEVGKGCCAALKGLGAIVMVTEIDPICGLQACMDGFRVVKLNEVVKQIDILITCTGNKNVVGREHLDRLKNGCIVCNMGHSNTEIDVGSLRTPELTWEKVRSQVDHIIWPDGKRIILLAEGRLVNLSCSSVPSFVVSITAATQALALIELFNAPPGRYKQDVYLLPKKMDEYVASLHLPTFDAHLTELSDEQAKYLGLNKAGPFKPNYYRY